In Elaeis guineensis isolate ETL-2024a chromosome 1, EG11, whole genome shotgun sequence, a genomic segment contains:
- the LOC105060528 gene encoding UPF0481 protein At3g47200-like: MDRGYRALSSSEKTKGKEKAETMEASKIITVEGEDKSSAAGGLSFGDIRAYASQRDEATDDLAKKMQKKIEDVHNKPHNYTAPKNISSVPASTDDHDKKLYEPRAVAIGPYYRNMEDNNFDITYEHKLWCAEFIIGDCNKKNLAKFLGEMKKKEKAARDFCRQSYKTDYPNMDPQSFLEMLMLDSCFVLLVLSFHFDVAKVVDQFAIQLQGPMPWALRDVVRASEFLKTDLLLRKNQIPYFIIVDAFKMVKEVNQGREPIIISLKEKGSITEVAFEFFDTLGLGWSDFPLGLEKKVDSLLHLYYLSLGPKSLRSLSLIEIYRANFVTLDPRRSIPSATELQEKSAMKFKAEKKAHSVLDVTCKNGVIRMPALHVYDFTDILLHNLIGYEQPLSTMDSYITAYVAFMVRMVRKEGDVELLENSGVLEHGFTDSAEVVAFFRQLHNVIDRSKTPGYLDDLYTEVTNSYKNPWRRMYADAKKRYCSSVWVSITVVAGVVLSVLTLIETIYAIIGFYQS, from the coding sequence ATGGATAGGGGATATCGTGCGCTTTCCTCCTCCGAGAAGACCAAAGGAAAGGAGAAGGCGGAGACCATGGAAGCAAGCAAAATCATTACTGTTGAAGGGGAGGATAAGTCCAGTGCAGCAGGCGGCCTTTCCTTTGGCGATATAAGAGCATATGCAAGCCAAAGGGACGAAGCAACGGACGATTTGGCGAAAAAAATGCAGAAGAAAATCGAAGATGTCCATAACAAGCCACATAATTACACCGCACCCAAAAACATCAGCTCAGTTCCTGCAAGCACTGACGACCATGATAAGAAGCTTTATGAACCAAGGGCGGTGGCCATTGGCCCCTACTACCGGAATATGGAGGATAATAATTTCGACATCACATATGAACACAAACTGTGGTGTGCGGAATTTATAATCGGCGATTGTAACAAAAAAAACCTTGCAAAATTCCTCGgtgagatgaagaagaaggaaaaagcagctcGGGATTTTTGTCGTCAGAGTTATAAGACAGACTACCCCAACATGGATCCCCAAAGTTTTCTGGAGATGCTGATGCTTGACAGCTGCTTCGTGTTGCTTGTGCTTTCATTTCATTTTGATGTTGCCAAAGTAGTCGATCAGTTTGCCATACAACTGCAGGGCCCTATGCCATGGGCACTACGTGATGTGGTGCGGGCATCGGAGTTTCTCAAGACTGACTTGCTGTTGCGCAAAAACCAAATCCCTTACTTCATCATTGTCGATGCTTTCAAGATGGTAAAGGAAGTCAATCAAGGCAGAGAACCTATCATCATTTCCCTAAAAGAGAAAGGCTCGATCACGGAAGTTGCTTTCGAGTTTTTTGATACTCTTGGTCTAGGATGGAGCGATTTTCCGCTCGGTCTAGAAAAGAAGGTTGATAGTCTGCTTCATTTGTACTACTTGTCTTTGGGGCCAAAGTCTTTGCGTTCACTGTCCCTTATAGAAATTTATAGGGCAAATTTTGTGACTCTCGATCCACGACGATCTATCCCCAGCGCAACAGAGCTCCAAGAGAAGTCCGCGATGAAGTTTAAGGCGGAAAAAAAGGCACATAGCGTACTGGACGTAACGTGCAAAAATGGAGTTATCCGGATGCCGGCATTGCACGTCTATGATTTCACCGATATTCTCCTCCATAATCTAATCGGCTATGAGCAGCCTCTTTCAACGATGGATTCGTACATCACAGCCTACGTCGCTTTCATGGTTCGCATGGTGCGGAAAGAAGGAGACGTGGAGCTGCTTGAAAATAGTGGGGTGTTGGAGCACGGATTTACCGACTCTGCGGAGGTGGTCGCTTTCTTCAGACAATTACATAATGTGATCGACCGTTCTAAGACGCCGGGTTATTTAGATGACCTATACACTGAGGTGACGAATTCTTACAAAAACCCGTGGCGCAGAATGTATGCCGATGCGAAGAAACGTTATTGCTCCAGTGTATGGGTGAGCATCACGGTTGTTGCCGGTGTGGTTCTATCAGTTCTCACCCTCATCGAGACAATCTATGCCATCATCGGCTTCTATCAAAGTTGA